From the genome of Perca fluviatilis chromosome 1, GENO_Pfluv_1.0, whole genome shotgun sequence, one region includes:
- the LOC120567135 gene encoding B-cell lymphoma/leukemia 11A-like codes for MSRRKQGKPQHLSKREFSSEPLSGVLPGENCQDSPRLGEAQGEPLKGDQDLLTCGQCHSRFPLADILLFIEHKRRQCHGSLCMDKPLDRPPSSPLASPLSTSSSHSRTQLQHPRRACHPVEVAVQVSPRDEDCLSAPLQGIIPKQENITDKDEPSSYTCTTCKQPFTSAWFLLQHAQNTHGFRIYLESKPGSPLTPRMAAAPGMGGDCASSQPPIHAVHLADGSPYSLLRMPGSGSGRDSASTPRESRYLRTPPLFSPPPRHHLSPDDLALATHHPSAFDRVMRLNSVPLEAPPMDFSRRLRELAGNATGSSPPLSPNRPSPMQRLLQPFQPGSKPPFSATPPLSTSQSPSGLRTTPNPASNAAQPGTPLKAKSCEFCGKTFKFQSNLIVHRRSHTGEKPFKCHLCNHACTQASKLKRHMKTHCQSKSLVLNAKSDDGLSTASSPEPGTSDLMGSATDALKSVVAKFKSENNGLLPENGEEEEEEEEEEEEEEEEEEEEEEEEEEGEEEEEEIETKPEVEEEEEEEEEEEGKNDYRFSLRLEGARYHKNSDALHPHRRSLSREPGDEDSALESDRADDGTTTIVNGLGPLSTDSLSRKLLSGGVSPGSLSPLSKRIKVEKDLDPPTPTIPNTENVYSQWLAGYAASRQLKDPFINFTGGDSRQSPFASSSEHSSENGSLRFSTPPGELDGERAASGRSGTGSGASTPHGNGRPSSKDGRRSDTCEYCGKVFKNCSNLTVHRRSHTGERPYKCELCSYACAQSSKLTRHMKTHGQMGKDVYKCEICHMPFSVYSTLEKHMKKWHSDRPLANDIKTE; via the exons ATGTCTCGCCGCAAGCAAGGCAAACCCCAGCACTTGAGCAAACGGGAGTTTTCGT CTGAGCCGCTGTCAGGTGTTTTACCAGGAGAAAACTGTCAGGACTCCCCCAGGCTGGGAGAGGCTCAGGGTGAGCCCCTCAAAGGGGACCAGGACCTGCTGACCTGTGGCCAGTGCCACTCCCGCTTCCCCCTGGCTGACATCCTGCTTTTCATTGAACACAAACGGAGGCAGTGCCACGGGAGCCTCTGTATGGACAAACCTCTGGACAGGCCACCGTCCTCCCCGCTCGCCTCTCCCCTGTCCACGTCCTCCTCGCACTCGCGGACCCAACTTCAGCACCCGCGGAGGGCGTGTCACCCCGTGGAGGTGGCCGTTCAGGTGTCGCCGCGCGACGAGGATTGTTTATCTGCACCCTTGCAAGGAATAATCCCCAAGCAGGAGAATATCACAG ATAAAGATGAGCCAAGCAGTTACACCTGCACCACCTGTAAGCAGCCCTTCACCAGTGCCTGGTTTCTGCTCCAGCATGCCCAAAACACCCATGGCTTCCGCATCTATCTGGAGAGCAAACCTGGCAGCCCCCTCACCCCCCGCATGGCTGCGGCTCCTGGGATGGGGGGTGACTGTGCCTCTTCCCAGCCTCCCATCCATGCTGTCCACTTGGCTGATGGCAGTCCTTACAGCCTCCTGAGGATGCCGGGCTCTGGGTCTGGCCGGGATTCAGCATCTACACCTCGTGAGAGCCGATACCTCCGAACCCCACCGCTGTTCAGCCCGCCACCGCGCCACCACCTGAGCCCTGATGACCTGGCACTTGCAACCCACCATCCCAGCGCCTTTGACAGGGTGATGAGGCTCAACTCAGTGCCATTAGAAGCCCCTCCAATGGACTTCTCTAGACGTCTACGCGAGCTGGCTGGGAATGCCACTGGGTCTTCCCCACCTCTCTCCCCTAACAGGCCCAGCCCTATGCaacggctgctgcagccatTTCAGCCAGGTTCAAAGCCTCCATTTTCAGCTACGCCTCCCCTCTCCACCTCTCAGTCACCTTCTGGCTTACGCACCACCCCCAATCCCGCATCCAATGCGGCCCAACCGGGCACACCTCTCAAGGCAAAGTCTTGTGAATTCTGTGGGAAGACCTTCAAGTTCCAGAGCAACCTAATCGTTCACCGACGTAGCCACACAGGGGAAAAGCCATTCAAGTGTCACCTCTGTAACCATGCCTGCACCCAGGCCAGCAAGCTGAAACGACACATGAAGACACACTGTCAGAGCAAGTCTTTGGTGCTTAATGCCAAGTCAGATGACGGCCTCTCGACTGCAAGCTCCCCCGAACCTGGTACCAGTGATCTGATGGGCAGCGCCACAGATGCTCTCAAGTCAGTGGTGGCCAAGTTCAAGAGCGAGAACAATGGCCTATTGCCTGAAaatggagaagaggaagaggaggaggaggaggaagaagaggaggaagaagaggaggaggaagaagaggaagaagaagaggaagagggggaggaggaggaggaggaaattgAGACTAAGCctgaagtagaagaagaagaagaagaagaagaagaagaagagggtaAGAATGACTATCGTTTCAGCCTGCGGCTAGAAGGGGCCCGCTACCACAAGAACAGTGACGCCCTGCACCCACATCGCCGGAGCTTGTCCCGGGAGCCTGGTGACGAGGACTCGGCCCTGGAGTCAGACCGAGCAGATGATGGAACCACCACTATCGTCAATGGCCTGGGACCTCTATCCACTGACAGCCTGTCCAGGAAGCTGCTGAGTGGAGGGGTCAGCCCTGGTTCCCTCAGTCCCCTGTCCAAGCGCATCAAGGTGGAGAAGGACCTTGACCCCCCCACGCCCACTATCCCAAACACGGAGAACGTCTACTCCCAGTGGCTAGCTGGCTACGCTGCCTCACGTCAACTCAAGGACCCCTTCATCAACTTCACAGGTGGGGACTCTAGACAATCGCCCTTCGCCTCGTCATCTGAGCACTCGTCAGAAAACGGCAGCTTGCGCTTCTCCACGCCGCCTGGCGAGCTGGACGGGGAACGGGCCGCTTCAGGACGCAGCGGCACAGGCAGCGGGGCCAGCACTCCCCACGGGAATGGCAGGCCGAGCTCCAAGGACGGCCGACGCAGTGACACCTGCGAGTATTGTGGCAAGGTGTTCAAGAACTGCAGCAACTTGACAGTGCACCGACGCAGTCACACTGGAGAGCGTCCCTACAAGTGTGAGCTGTGCAGCTATGCGTGCGCCCAGAGCTCAAAGCTCACCCGCCACATGAAGACCCACGGACAGATGGGCAAGGATGTGTACAAATGTGAAATCTGCCACATGCCTTTTAGTGTATACAGCACTCTGGAGAAACACATGAAGAAGTGGCACAGCGACCGCCCTCTGGCTAATGACATTAAGACTGAGTAG